A window of Cumulibacter manganitolerans contains these coding sequences:
- a CDS encoding SDR family NAD(P)-dependent oxidoreductase: MQDLLDLKGRTAYITGAGQGVGRRVALHFADHGAGAVIINDFRLERAQAVAEEVRATGAKALAVSGDVSDFDGVAASVKTAIDEFGGIDILVNNAGNAGPNPTDAMDRPFWEQQPSEWQGYLGTNLYGVLNTVHAVVPAMIKRRYGRIVNVISDAARFGEPNRECYAAGKAGTAGFTRSLAATVGRYTITANCVSLAATRTPRTEDKFTDEAAMKKLLSHYIIRRSGEPEDAANMILMLASDASSWVTGQVMPVNGGYSFAL; encoded by the coding sequence ATGCAGGACCTACTGGATCTCAAGGGGCGTACGGCCTACATCACCGGCGCCGGCCAAGGAGTCGGCCGCCGAGTAGCGCTCCATTTCGCAGACCACGGTGCCGGCGCAGTGATCATCAACGACTTCCGCCTGGAACGCGCCCAGGCCGTCGCCGAAGAGGTCCGTGCCACGGGCGCTAAGGCTTTGGCCGTCTCCGGTGACGTCTCCGACTTTGACGGTGTCGCTGCCTCGGTGAAGACAGCGATCGACGAGTTCGGCGGCATCGACATCCTCGTCAACAACGCCGGAAACGCCGGCCCAAACCCGACCGACGCGATGGATCGCCCGTTCTGGGAACAGCAGCCGTCCGAGTGGCAGGGCTACCTGGGGACCAACCTTTACGGCGTACTCAACACCGTCCACGCCGTCGTCCCCGCCATGATCAAGCGTAGGTACGGCCGCATCGTCAATGTGATCTCGGACGCCGCCCGCTTCGGTGAACCGAACCGGGAGTGCTACGCCGCCGGCAAGGCCGGCACAGCCGGTTTCACCCGGTCCCTGGCTGCGACCGTCGGCAGGTACACCATCACGGCGAACTGCGTGTCGCTGGCCGCTACCCGGACCCCTCGCACAGAGGATAAGTTCACCGACGAGGCCGCGATGAAGAAGTTGCTGTCGCATTACATCATTCGTCGCAGCGGTGAGCCCGAGGACGCCGCGAACATGATTCTGATGCTGGCATCCGATGCGTCGTCGTGGGTCACCGGTCAGGTCATGCCGGTGAACGGCGGCTACTCGTTCGCGCTGTGA
- a CDS encoding CaiB/BaiF CoA transferase family protein yields the protein MSDEPLAGVRVVDFSELLPGPFLTQNLVELGATVIKVERPGGDPARAMAPGLHAACNRGKQALRLDLKSEDGKAAARDLVRGADVLVEGFRPEVMSRFGLGPERLCAEHPGLVYASLSGFGSTGPKRNLPGHDITYAADAGVLALAGVPGQSPTWGPGVPVADLAASAYGLSGILAALLRAQSTGRGAHLDISIRGSLAHWLNPRLGDFYAAGLVDLDSQRSAALVRAAYGVFSCRDGVLVAIAALEDHFWAALVDALELREWDGPEWTTSQDRRAAAPRINSAIATVLARCDSEEVLSVLNAAGVPASVIRSPREALADTDPVLVDHESALGPFLRFPVRVRATPLL from the coding sequence ATGAGCGATGAGCCGCTAGCCGGCGTCCGAGTGGTCGACTTCAGCGAGCTGCTGCCCGGACCATTCCTCACCCAGAATCTCGTCGAGCTCGGAGCTACGGTGATCAAGGTCGAGCGGCCGGGTGGCGATCCGGCACGTGCCATGGCGCCCGGCCTGCACGCGGCCTGCAACCGGGGCAAGCAGGCACTCCGGCTCGATCTGAAGTCTGAGGACGGCAAGGCGGCAGCCCGCGACCTAGTACGTGGCGCGGACGTTCTCGTCGAGGGCTTTCGGCCCGAGGTGATGTCCCGGTTCGGGCTCGGGCCCGAGCGACTGTGCGCAGAGCACCCGGGGCTCGTCTATGCCTCGCTGTCCGGCTTCGGCAGTACCGGGCCGAAACGCAACCTGCCTGGGCATGACATCACCTACGCGGCAGACGCCGGCGTGCTCGCTCTGGCGGGAGTCCCTGGGCAGTCGCCGACGTGGGGACCCGGTGTTCCGGTAGCCGACCTCGCCGCCTCTGCGTACGGGCTGTCGGGAATACTGGCCGCATTACTGCGCGCCCAAAGCACGGGTCGAGGTGCTCATCTTGACATCAGTATCCGGGGCAGCCTCGCGCACTGGCTTAACCCCAGGCTCGGCGACTTCTATGCCGCTGGGCTCGTCGATCTCGACAGTCAACGGTCCGCTGCCCTGGTGCGTGCGGCGTACGGCGTGTTCAGCTGTCGCGACGGGGTTCTGGTCGCCATCGCTGCGCTCGAGGACCACTTCTGGGCCGCGTTGGTTGATGCCCTCGAGCTGCGCGAATGGGACGGACCCGAGTGGACGACGTCGCAAGACCGAAGGGCAGCGGCACCCCGCATCAACTCTGCAATCGCGACGGTACTTGCGCGATGTGACTCGGAGGAGGTCCTGAGCGTCCTGAATGCGGCGGGTGTGCCGGCGTCCGTCATCCGTTCACCACGCGAGGCACTGGCCGACACCGACCCCGTGCTTGTCGACCACGAGTCGGCCCTTGGGCCGTTTCTGCGCTTTCCCGTTCGGGTGCGAGCAACCCCTTTGCTATGA
- a CDS encoding acyl-CoA dehydrogenase family protein, which yields MSIHETAERRDLLASIRGFCKAEIDPIVAEHERNKTFPFELLPRLAEFGYIGGWLPEARGGLGIDRVTWALMMEELGYWWPSLRTMINITNGPIDRLVEAQPDVRDKYLPPLLAGEAKVFNAITEPDVGSNVAEIKTRADWDGTQWVINGQKLWISNGAWGEWGVVIARTFSPTCAGELSAFLVDKAVSPFDAGRVDTMVLQSSGTGELTFRDCKVPAGNLLGDEGAALKNTLVFLGVARINVAMGALGAARRAYDLSVEYAKTRHQFGRPIGSFQLVQAHIVEMRAKLDAARALCLNAAETLDRGDSGRLETSIAKYYTCSVAHEIADAAVAVHGAMGYSTEYPIERLFRDTRGASIPEGTTEVQTLVVGREILGLSAIK from the coding sequence ATGAGCATTCACGAGACAGCGGAAAGGCGCGACCTTCTAGCGAGCATCCGCGGATTCTGCAAGGCGGAGATCGACCCGATCGTCGCCGAGCACGAGCGAAACAAGACTTTTCCATTCGAGCTGCTGCCGCGGCTGGCGGAGTTCGGCTATATCGGGGGCTGGTTGCCCGAAGCGCGCGGGGGCCTCGGGATCGATCGAGTGACCTGGGCGTTGATGATGGAGGAGCTCGGCTACTGGTGGCCGTCGCTGCGCACGATGATCAACATCACTAACGGGCCGATCGACCGGCTCGTTGAGGCGCAGCCGGACGTGCGCGACAAGTATCTGCCGCCGCTGCTTGCTGGCGAGGCCAAGGTGTTCAACGCCATCACCGAGCCCGACGTCGGCTCGAATGTGGCGGAAATCAAGACGCGGGCCGACTGGGACGGCACCCAGTGGGTTATCAATGGCCAGAAGCTCTGGATCTCGAACGGCGCCTGGGGCGAATGGGGAGTGGTGATCGCGCGCACCTTCAGCCCGACGTGTGCCGGCGAGCTCTCGGCCTTCCTGGTGGACAAGGCGGTGTCTCCGTTCGACGCGGGTCGAGTCGACACCATGGTCCTGCAGTCCAGCGGCACCGGTGAGCTGACCTTCCGCGACTGCAAGGTCCCTGCAGGCAATCTTCTCGGTGACGAAGGTGCGGCATTGAAGAACACGTTGGTGTTCCTCGGCGTGGCCCGCATCAATGTCGCGATGGGTGCGTTGGGCGCGGCTCGTCGCGCGTACGACCTGTCGGTGGAATACGCGAAGACCCGCCACCAGTTCGGGAGACCCATAGGCTCTTTCCAGCTCGTGCAGGCGCACATCGTCGAGATGCGCGCCAAACTCGACGCGGCACGCGCGTTGTGCCTGAATGCCGCGGAGACCCTAGACCGCGGTGACTCGGGGCGCTTGGAGACCTCGATTGCCAAGTACTACACGTGCAGCGTCGCGCACGAAATCGCGGATGCGGCGGTCGCGGTTCACGGCGCCATGGGCTACTCGACTGAGTATCCGATCGAGCGCCTGTTTCGTGATACCCGCGGGGCGAGCATTCCTGAGGGGACGACCGAGGTCCAGACGCTGGTCGTCGGCCGCGAGATCCTCGGCCTGTCGGCCATCAAGTAG
- a CDS encoding IS3 family transposase (programmed frameshift): protein MSLMGSQRREFSPEYKDEAVKLVMNTGRPVATVARELGVKDQTLGRWVLAYKARQECGDGALSETERVELARLRKENSELKMDRAFLKKASPLLRPGSIGYEREAFALMLVEKSNYSVARMARLLEVSRSGFYAWCKRAPSPRAVRAERIEAKITWFHGESDEVSGSPRILADLREDGEVISRKTVAKTMRKLGLRGICPKKWRTTTITDPADTYPVDAAKRQWDTGVLNAVWVGDITYLRTWEGWLYLATVIDAHSRRVIGWAIDEHMRTDLVEDALKMAITLRGELPATVVFHTDRGTQYASAQITKYASENGITRSMGLTGICWDNAMAESFFATLKTEFYYRRVWPTKTRAKREVGAWIEDRYNRRRRHSSIGQISPVAFEMQHCESPRV from the exons ATGTCCCTCATGGGAAGTCAGCGTCGAGAGTTCAGTCCTGAGTACAAGGACGAGGCCGTGAAGTTGGTGATGAACACAGGCCGGCCGGTAGCCACGGTGGCCCGCGAGCTCGGCGTCAAGGATCAGACGTTGGGCCGGTGGGTGCTGGCCTACAAGGCCCGCCAGGAGTGCGGGGACGGCGCTTTGAGCGAGACCGAACGGGTCGAGCTGGCGCGGCTGCGTAAGGAGAACTCGGAACTGAAGATGGACCGGGCGTTCCTAAAAAAAGCGTCGC CTCTTCTTCGCCCAGGAAGCATCGGATACGAACGAGAAGCGTTCGCACTGATGCTGGTGGAGAAGAGCAACTACAGCGTGGCGCGGATGGCCCGACTGCTTGAGGTCTCCCGCTCGGGCTTCTACGCCTGGTGCAAGCGTGCGCCCTCGCCCCGGGCGGTCCGAGCGGAGCGGATCGAGGCGAAGATCACCTGGTTCCACGGCGAGTCCGACGAGGTGTCGGGGTCCCCGAGGATCCTGGCCGACCTGCGCGAGGACGGTGAGGTGATCTCACGCAAGACGGTCGCCAAGACGATGCGCAAGCTCGGTTTACGCGGGATCTGCCCCAAGAAGTGGCGCACGACCACGATCACGGACCCCGCCGATACCTACCCGGTCGACGCCGCCAAGCGTCAGTGGGACACCGGTGTCCTCAACGCCGTCTGGGTCGGCGACATCACGTACTTGAGGACGTGGGAAGGCTGGCTCTATCTGGCCACCGTGATCGACGCGCACTCGCGTCGGGTGATCGGCTGGGCGATCGACGAGCACATGCGCACCGACCTGGTCGAGGACGCGTTGAAGATGGCGATCACGCTGCGCGGTGAGCTGCCCGCCACGGTCGTGTTCCACACCGACAGGGGCACGCAATACGCCTCGGCGCAGATCACGAAGTACGCGAGCGAGAACGGCATCACCCGCTCGATGGGATTGACCGGGATCTGTTGGGACAACGCGATGGCCGAGTCATTCTTCGCGACGCTGAAGACCGAGTTCTACTACCGACGGGTCTGGCCCACCAAGACCCGAGCCAAGCGGGAGGTCGGGGCCTGGATCGAGGACCGCTACAACCGCCGCAGACGGCACTCCTCGATAGGCCAGATCAGCCCCGTGGCCTTCGAGATGCAACACTGTGAATCGCCCCGGGTTTAG
- a CDS encoding ABC transporter ATP-binding protein: MSLLVEGLIAGYGQRQVLHGINLSVEPGEVLAVLGSNGVGKSTLLRTLAGLLTPTAGVIKLDGHDVTHQSAHQRVRRGLALVPEGQLSFPAMSVLENLELGARAVNRSNRSVSTKIDSVIGLFPRLGERRQQMAGTLSGGERQMLAIGRALLTEPQVLMLDEPSQGLAPIIIEQVADTIAEIGTSTTILLVEQNLLVPARCATRVVVLEGGNLTLEGPPETVLADDKVIHAYLGV; this comes from the coding sequence ATGAGCCTACTCGTTGAGGGCCTCATCGCAGGGTATGGCCAACGGCAGGTACTGCATGGCATCAACCTCAGCGTGGAACCCGGCGAGGTACTTGCAGTCCTGGGCTCGAACGGTGTCGGCAAGTCGACCCTTCTAAGGACTCTGGCCGGCCTCCTAACCCCGACCGCAGGGGTGATCAAGCTCGATGGCCACGACGTCACGCATCAGTCCGCGCACCAGCGAGTGCGTCGTGGCTTAGCGCTCGTTCCCGAAGGGCAGCTCTCATTCCCGGCAATGTCAGTCTTGGAGAACTTAGAACTAGGCGCCCGGGCGGTAAACCGAAGCAACCGCTCCGTATCAACGAAGATTGACTCGGTGATCGGTCTCTTCCCGAGGCTCGGTGAACGGCGTCAGCAAATGGCCGGCACTCTTTCTGGTGGCGAACGGCAAATGCTGGCTATCGGACGGGCCTTGCTGACCGAGCCCCAGGTGTTGATGCTTGATGAGCCCTCCCAGGGCCTGGCCCCTATCATCATCGAGCAAGTCGCCGACACAATCGCCGAGATCGGCACATCGACCACGATCTTGCTCGTAGAGCAGAACCTTCTGGTCCCCGCCCGGTGCGCGACCCGCGTTGTCGTCCTCGAAGGAGGAAACCTCACCCTAGAAGGTCCTCCGGAGACTGTGCTCGCCGATGACAAGGTCATCCACGCCTATCTCGGTGTTTAG
- a CDS encoding crotonase/enoyl-CoA hydratase family protein, with the protein MNTNATTSSADDVVLQDIRGEVGIVTLNRPSQRNALNLALRTAMQHALEAMDADPRVLAVVLTGAGGNFCAGRDLKAARDGEPMYATRDDAQKSFNRSSIRKPVIAAIEGYALAGGLELALSCDLLIASREAKFGLPEAKRNLVAIGGGLIRLPRRMPYHVVMEMALLGDHVSADELYRFGVLNRLVDPGAAIENAVALGEQIAASGPSAVRATKQILRRNTEWTSEATAFDAQLAMAEPALNSPDSKEGIAAFIERRAPRWTDR; encoded by the coding sequence GTGAACACCAATGCGACGACGTCGTCGGCAGACGACGTCGTACTGCAGGATATTCGAGGCGAGGTCGGCATTGTCACGCTCAACCGACCTTCACAGAGAAACGCGCTCAACCTCGCATTGCGCACGGCGATGCAGCACGCTTTGGAAGCGATGGACGCCGACCCACGGGTCCTCGCCGTCGTTCTCACCGGCGCCGGCGGCAACTTCTGTGCCGGACGGGACCTAAAGGCTGCTCGCGATGGTGAGCCGATGTACGCGACCCGAGATGACGCGCAGAAGTCGTTCAATCGGTCATCGATACGCAAGCCGGTCATTGCCGCCATCGAGGGCTACGCGCTCGCCGGAGGACTTGAGCTTGCGCTTTCTTGTGACTTACTGATTGCCTCCCGTGAGGCGAAGTTTGGACTTCCCGAGGCGAAGCGCAACCTGGTGGCAATCGGCGGCGGGTTGATCCGGTTGCCGCGACGGATGCCTTACCACGTGGTCATGGAGATGGCATTGCTGGGTGATCACGTATCCGCTGACGAGCTATACCGCTTCGGCGTCCTAAATCGACTGGTCGATCCGGGAGCAGCGATCGAGAATGCAGTGGCGCTCGGCGAGCAGATCGCCGCGAGTGGACCATCGGCGGTCCGCGCGACGAAGCAGATCCTACGGCGTAACACCGAATGGACATCTGAGGCGACGGCTTTCGACGCACAACTAGCGATGGCCGAGCCAGCGTTGAACTCACCGGACAGCAAAGAAGGCATCGCGGCATTTATCGAGAGGCGCGCTCCGCGGTGGACCGACCGATGA
- a CDS encoding TetR/AcrR family transcriptional regulator — protein sequence MHTIRKGEADVTAMLTQQQRADAARRSILDATIRVLANEGYRRATFTRIQDVAGMSRGLIGYHFGNKQALIEAVVQALRDNYHDETAAATAQAATGREELETLVETYLSRLGDDSGPAQVMLVLGVESINEHPGMRDAVRAAYAALRADIVRMVERGLGDGSIVDEQEPKAIAGLVEAVLRGTVLQYLVDADAFDLVAARRAAMAVVRCLAQPSTT from the coding sequence GTGCACACGATCAGGAAGGGCGAGGCAGACGTTACGGCGATGCTGACACAACAACAGCGCGCAGATGCAGCGCGCAGGTCCATCCTCGACGCAACGATTCGGGTGCTCGCCAACGAGGGATACCGCCGCGCCACGTTCACCCGTATCCAGGATGTCGCGGGCATGAGCCGCGGGCTGATCGGCTACCACTTCGGGAATAAGCAAGCCCTCATCGAAGCCGTGGTGCAGGCACTCCGTGACAATTATCATGACGAGACCGCCGCCGCGACAGCGCAGGCGGCGACCGGACGCGAGGAACTTGAAACCCTCGTCGAGACCTACCTGTCACGACTCGGCGATGATTCGGGCCCTGCCCAGGTGATGCTCGTCCTCGGGGTCGAGTCCATTAACGAACATCCCGGAATGCGAGATGCCGTGCGAGCAGCGTACGCCGCACTGCGGGCGGATATCGTCCGTATGGTCGAGCGAGGGCTCGGCGACGGTTCGATCGTGGATGAACAAGAGCCGAAGGCGATCGCCGGGCTCGTCGAGGCGGTTCTGCGCGGAACGGTGCTGCAGTATCTCGTAGACGCCGACGCGTTCGACCTCGTTGCAGCCCGGCGGGCTGCAATGGCAGTCGTCCGGTGCCTCGCCCAACCGAGTACTACTTGA
- a CDS encoding acetate--CoA ligase family protein, whose amino-acid sequence MVTETGTTNLTRLFRPTSIAIIGASARPESLGGRVMSNLIEYSDYDGELYLVNQRGGEIAGKTCFTSAAEINAPIDVAVVVIPSQHVIAALRDCAAAGCTFAIVLSSGFGETGEDGQRAQHEMRRIADESGMRIVGPNCPGLTNLVDGIGMTFSPGHRHDNFPGPLGLATQGGGLGRNLLQSGFRGGGAAMWASVGNAVDLDVPDIIEYFTQDTRVLVIAALLEGINDGPALVAALRSAAEADKPVVALKVGRSEYGVRAVQSHTAALAGSAAVNSAVLAQYGAIEVDDVDELVDVSWLLSRAKPSEQTRIAVWGASGGALSLAADLVGQAGLTMATFSPTTTAELEKLLPDFGSVDNPVDVTASVITDPEVLRTLEIVANDPNVDLVLIPDPLDYGDSSIPISSGIAAAQKSVSTPIVPVWMSDGRGPGFQILAEARLCPPRSLTKAISAIQRWAAHGRWRATYGGAVPATKPAVCAPRRGAPLDLRTEPKAKAWLAEHGISVPSGVLVGEGMSAREAVAELGGRLVAKVVSADIAHKSDVGGVIVGVDGPNDADAARDKILENVRRLAPDRPIEGVLFEQMIGGDALEMIVGVHRDPVFGHVITVGAGGVLVEFLADVSSRLLPIDERVARDMVDSLSMRPVLDGPRGARPRDIDALIDLLVRISDLVESSADQIEEIDLNPVLVRPAGEGIVVLDALVVPSGAVA is encoded by the coding sequence GTGGTGACCGAGACCGGCACCACCAATCTGACACGTCTCTTCCGGCCGACATCGATCGCCATCATCGGTGCCTCCGCGCGCCCCGAGAGCCTCGGCGGCCGCGTCATGTCCAACCTGATCGAGTACTCCGATTACGATGGCGAGCTCTACCTCGTCAATCAGCGCGGCGGCGAGATCGCCGGTAAGACCTGCTTCACCTCGGCGGCCGAAATCAATGCGCCGATCGACGTGGCGGTTGTCGTTATCCCATCGCAGCACGTGATCGCTGCACTGCGTGACTGTGCAGCCGCCGGGTGCACGTTCGCGATCGTGCTCTCGTCGGGATTCGGCGAGACGGGAGAGGACGGCCAGCGCGCCCAGCACGAGATGCGACGCATCGCCGATGAGTCGGGAATGCGCATCGTGGGACCGAACTGCCCCGGCCTGACGAACCTCGTCGACGGGATCGGGATGACGTTCTCGCCGGGTCACCGGCACGACAACTTCCCCGGCCCACTCGGCCTCGCCACCCAGGGCGGGGGCCTCGGCCGAAACCTGCTGCAATCTGGATTCCGGGGCGGAGGCGCGGCCATGTGGGCGTCGGTCGGCAACGCTGTCGATCTCGACGTACCCGACATAATCGAGTACTTCACACAGGACACGCGAGTTTTGGTCATTGCGGCGCTGCTCGAGGGCATCAACGACGGTCCTGCGCTGGTCGCTGCACTTCGTTCCGCGGCCGAGGCCGACAAGCCGGTGGTCGCCTTGAAGGTGGGGCGCTCGGAGTACGGCGTGCGAGCAGTTCAGTCACACACGGCCGCACTCGCTGGATCGGCGGCGGTCAACAGTGCGGTGCTCGCACAATACGGTGCGATCGAGGTCGATGACGTCGACGAGCTCGTCGACGTGTCCTGGCTGCTGTCGCGGGCAAAGCCGTCGGAACAGACGCGGATCGCCGTGTGGGGAGCCTCAGGAGGAGCCCTATCGCTGGCTGCAGACCTAGTCGGTCAAGCCGGTCTGACGATGGCGACCTTCAGCCCGACGACGACCGCCGAACTCGAGAAGTTGCTGCCGGACTTCGGATCGGTCGACAACCCCGTCGATGTGACGGCGTCCGTCATCACCGATCCCGAGGTTCTGCGCACCCTGGAGATCGTCGCCAACGACCCGAACGTGGACCTAGTTCTGATTCCCGATCCCCTGGATTACGGCGACTCGTCGATCCCCATTAGCTCGGGCATAGCCGCGGCCCAAAAGTCGGTGTCGACTCCGATCGTTCCGGTCTGGATGAGCGACGGCCGCGGGCCCGGGTTTCAAATACTTGCCGAGGCGCGGCTATGCCCGCCCCGCAGCCTGACCAAGGCGATATCTGCGATCCAGCGCTGGGCGGCCCACGGTCGCTGGCGCGCAACGTATGGGGGCGCCGTGCCGGCCACCAAACCTGCGGTGTGCGCGCCGCGCCGTGGTGCGCCGTTAGACCTCCGTACCGAACCAAAGGCGAAGGCATGGCTCGCCGAGCACGGGATTTCCGTCCCTTCCGGTGTTCTCGTCGGCGAAGGCATGTCCGCTCGCGAGGCGGTTGCCGAGCTTGGCGGCAGACTGGTCGCGAAAGTGGTTAGCGCCGATATTGCCCACAAGTCGGACGTTGGTGGCGTCATCGTCGGAGTCGATGGCCCGAACGACGCCGACGCGGCGCGGGACAAGATCCTTGAGAACGTTCGCCGACTGGCCCCGGATCGGCCGATCGAGGGCGTGCTCTTCGAGCAGATGATCGGCGGTGACGCGCTGGAAATGATCGTCGGCGTGCACCGCGACCCCGTCTTTGGCCACGTGATCACGGTCGGTGCGGGAGGGGTGCTCGTCGAATTCCTCGCCGACGTCAGCAGCCGACTGCTCCCGATCGACGAGCGGGTGGCGCGTGACATGGTCGACTCGCTGTCGATGCGCCCCGTGCTAGACGGCCCCCGCGGTGCACGGCCTCGAGACATCGACGCTTTGATCGATCTGCTGGTCAGGATCTCCGACCTGGTCGAATCGTCCGCAGATCAGATCGAGGAGATTGATCTCAATCCTGTCCTCGTTCGTCCAGCTGGCGAAGGCATCGTCGTCCTCGATGCGCTCGTCGTCCCGAGCGGCGCCGTCGCATGA